The following coding sequences lie in one Rutidosis leptorrhynchoides isolate AG116_Rl617_1_P2 chromosome 6, CSIRO_AGI_Rlap_v1, whole genome shotgun sequence genomic window:
- the LOC139854855 gene encoding ABC transporter G family member 12 has protein sequence MEIEVAMGEVVGSIEGGRLENGHVGGGAYLVWEDLTVVLPNNSNSNKPTKRILNGLTGFAQPSRIMAIMGPSGSGKSTLLDSLAGRLAGNVIMTGNVLLNGKKKRLDYGAVAYVTQEDILMGTLTVKETITYSAKLRLPGSLSKYEVNEIVDGTIIEMGLQDCADKLIGNWHLRGISGGEKKRLSIALEILTKPTLLFLDEPTSGLDSASAFFVVQALRSVARDGRRTVVSSIHQPSSEVFALFDDLFLLSGGETVFFGEAKSAIEFFSEVGVPCPTRRNPSDHFLRCINSDFDRINATLQGSQRLMDKKVICTNNTSCSTTAEVKGMLIYKYKSSKYAATAKTRIREISIIEGLVVEKMRGSKASWWKQLTTLTKRSFVNMSRDVGYYWLRIGVYIIVSLCVGTVFYNVGTSYHAMLARGACGGFISGFMIFMSIGGFPSFIEEMKIFHKERLNGHYGVGVFILSNFLASLPFLILMSFSTATITYNMVKFHPGLSRQLYACIDLLLSIASVESSMMVIASVVPNFMMGIIIGAGYIGVMMMTAGFFRLLPDLPKIFWRYPVSYVNFMSWALQGAYKNDLIGLEFESEYGGDVKLPGEIILSTVLGMPVDHSKWWDLAAVLALIILYRTLFFIILKLKERAEPMVRKIYTKRTLHHLKQRASFRKTSPFPSKRHQPLHSLSSQEGLNSPLH, from the exons ATGGAGATAGAAGTGGCAATGGGTGAGGTGGTGGGGTCAATTGAGGGCGGTAGGCTTGAAAATGGTCATGTTGGTGGTGGTGCTTACTTGGTTTGGGAAGATTTAACAGTGGTGCTTCCtaacaatagtaatagtaataaaccAACAAAGAGAATCCTAAATGGGCTAACCGGTTTCGCTCAACCGTCTCGAATCATGGCTATAATGGGTCCATCCGGTTCGGGCAAATCCACACTTCTTGATTCTTTAGCAG GAAGATTAGCCGGAAATGTTATAATGACCGGAAACGTTCTTCTAAACGGGAAGAAAAAAAGGCTAGATTATGGTGCTGTT GCTTATGTGACACAAGAAGATATACTAATGGGAACACTCACAGTCAAAGAAACCATCACATACTCAGCAAAATTGAGACTACCAGGATCCTTAAGCAAATATGAAGTTAATGAAATAGTTGATGGAACTATAATAGAAATGGGTCTTCAAGATTGTGCAGATAAACTAATTGGTAACTGGCATTTAAGAGGAATAAGTGGTGGTGAGAAAAAAAGACTAAGTATTGCACTTGAAATCTTAACTAAACCAACTCTCTTGTTTCTTGATGAACCCACTAGTGGACTCGATAGCGCCTCAGCGTTCTTCGTGGTTCAAGCTTTAAGAAGTGTGGCTCGAGATGGTAGGCGAACAGTTGTTTCGTCCATCCATCAGCCGAGTAGTGAAGTTTTTGCGCTTTTTGATGATCTTTTTTTGTTATCTGGCGGTGAAACTGTCTTTTTTGGTGAAGCCAAATCGGCCATAGAG TTCTTTTCGGAAGTGGGGGTACCATGTCCGACTAGAAGAAACCCTTCGGATCATTTTCTACGTTGTATCAACTCAGATTTCGACAGGATCAACGCTACATTGCAGGGTTCTCAAAGGTTAATG GACAAGAAGGTCATTTGCACCAACAATACATCTTGCTCAACAACAGCAGAAGTTAAAGGAATGCTTATATACAAATACAAATCCTCAAAGTATGCAGCAACTGCAAAAACAAGAATTAGAGAAATTTCAATTATT GAAGGACTTGTGGTTGAAAAAATGCGCGGGAGCAAAGCGAGTTGGTGGAAACAACTAACGACGTTAACAAAGAGATCGTTCGTAAACATGTCTAGAGATGTTGGGTACTATTGGTTGAGGATAGGAGTGTACATTATTGTATCTTTATGTGTCGGTACGGTTTTTTATAACGTGGGAACGAGTTATCACGCGATGCTAGCTCGTGGAGCTTGTGGTGGATTCATTTCggggtttatgatcttcatgtccATTGGAGGCTTCCCTTCGTTTATCGAAGAAATGAAG ATATTTCATAAAGAAAGGCTTAATGGACACTATGGTGTTGGGGTGTTCATTCTTTCAAACTTCTTGGCTTCGTTGCCGTTTTTGATATTGATGTCGTTTAGTACTGCAACGATTACTTATAACATGGTGAAATTTCACCCGGGTTTGAGTCGTCAATTGTATGCTTGCATTGATCTTCTGTTATCTATTGCTTCTGTTGAGAGCTCGATGATGGTGATCGCGTCTGTTGTTCCTAATTTCATGATGGGAATCATAATCGGAGCCGGTTACATT GGTGTAATGATGATGACAGCCGGTTTCTTCCGTCTCCTCCCCGACCTTCCGAAGATATTCTGGCGATACCCGGTTTCATATGTCAATTTTATGTCATGGGCGTTACAG GGAGCATACAAGAATGACTTGATTGGGCTGGAGTTCGAATCTGAATACGGAGGTGATGTAAAGCTTCCAGGCGAAATCATACTAAGTACGGTACTTGGAATGCCAGTTGACCACTCAAAATGGTGGGATTTAGCAGCAGTTTTGGCGTTAATTATCTTATACCGAACGTTATTCTTTATTATACTTAAGTTGAAGGAACGCGCCGAACCTATGGTTAGAAAAATCTATACAAAGAGAACTTTACATCATTTGAAACAAAGAGCATCCTTTAGGAAAACTTCACCATTTCCTTCAAAGAGACACCAACCTTTGCATTCGCTATCGTCACAAGAGGGTCTTAACTCGCCACTTCACTAA